The proteins below come from a single Vitis vinifera cultivar Pinot Noir 40024 chromosome 9, ASM3070453v1 genomic window:
- the LOC100265292 gene encoding probable disease resistance protein At5g63020, with protein sequence MGNVFSVSISTNDIAGCCDCTVARANYIFKLAENRVTLRTELQKLRELKNDVNRKVDVAERQQMKRLDQVQGWLSKVEAMETEVGQLIGDGAETIEEKRLRGCCHPKHCISSYTLGKKVARKLQDTATLMSEGRNFEVVADIVPPAPVEEIPGRPTVGLESTFDKVWRSLEEEHVGMIGLYGLGGVGKTTLLAQINNHFLRTSHNFDVVIWVVVSKTPNLERVQNEIWEKVGFCDDKWKSKSRHEKANDIWRALSKKRFVMLLDDMWEQMDLLEVGIPPPDQQNKSRLIFTTRSQDLCGQMGAHKKIQVKSLAWKDSWDLFQKYVGKDALNSDPEIPELAEMVAKECCGLPLAIITIGRAMASKVASQDWKHAIRVLQTCASNFPGMGQRVYPLLKYSYDSLPSKIVQSCFLYCSLFPEDFFIFKELLINQWICEGFLDEFDDPDGARNQGFNIISTLVHACLLEESSNSRFVKFHDVVRDMALWITSEMGEMKGKFLVQTSAGLTQAPDFVKWTTTERISLMNNRIEKLTGSPTCPNLSILRLDWNSDLQMISNGFFQFMPNLRVLSLSNTKIVELPSDIYNLVSLQYLDLFGTGIKKLPIEMKNLVQLKALRLCTSKISSIPRGLISSLLMLQAVGMYNCGLYDQVAEGGVESYDNESLIEELESLKYLTHLTVTIASACVFKRFLSSRKLPSCTLAICLKMFKGSSSLNLSSLGNMKHLAGLTMKDLDSLREIKFDWAGKGKETVGCSSLNPKVKCFHGLCEVTINRCQMLKNLTWLFFAPNLLYLKIGQCDEMEEVIGQGAVDGGNLSPFTKLIRLELNGLPQLKNVYRNPLPFLYLDRIEVVGCPKLKKLPLNSNSANQGRVVMVGKQEWWNELEWEDEATLTTFLPSFNAI encoded by the coding sequence ATGGGAAATGTGTTCTCAGTCTCAATCTCTACCAACGATATCGCTGGTTGTTGTGATTGCACTGTTGCTCGAGCAAATTACATATTTAAGCTTGCAGAAAATCGGGTTACTTTGAGAACAGAGCTTCAAAAATTAAGGGAGCTGAAGAACGATGTGAATAGGAAGGTGGATGTGGCTGAGAGACAACAGATGAAGCGTCTGGATCAAGTACAAGGCTGGCTTTCCAAGGTGGAAGCCATGGAAACTGAAGTCGGTCAACTGATTGGAGATGGTGCGGAGACCATTGAGGAGAAACGATTACGTGGTTGTTGCCATCCCAAGCATTGCATCTCCAGCTACACATTGGGAAAAAAAGTGGCCAGGAAGCTACAAGATACGGCTACTCTAATGAGCGAAGGACGTAATTTTGAGGTGGTGGCTGATATTGTACCTCCAGCTCCTGTGGAGGAAATACCCGGCCGACCCACTGTGGGCTTGGAATCAACATTTGACAAAGTTTGGAGGAGTCTCGAAGAAGAACATGTAGGGATGATCGGCTTATATGGGTTGGGGGGCGTTGGGAAGACCACCCTCTTGGCACAAATCAACAATCATTTCCTTAGAACATCCCACAATTTTGATGTCGTAATTTGGGTAGTGGTTTCAAAAACTCCAAATCTAGAGCGGGTTCAAAACGAGATTTGGGAGAAGGTGGGATTCTGTGATGATAAATGGAAAAGCAAAAGCCGCCATGAGAAAGCCAACGACATCTGGAGAGCCTTGAGCAAAAAGAGGTTTGTGATGTTGTTGGATGACATGTGGGAGCAAATGGATCTGTTAGAAGTGGGAATTCCACCTCCTGACCAACAAAATAAGTCCAGGCTGATATTCACCACTCGATCTCAGGACTTGTGCGGGCAAATGGGAGCTCACAAGAAGATCCAAGTGAAATCTTTGGCATGGAAGGATTCGTGGGATCTGTTTCAAAAATATGTGGGAAAGGACGCCCTTAATTCTGATCCAGAAATACCTGAGCTGGCTGAAATGGTTGCAAAAGAGTGTTGCGGTTTGCCACTGGCGATAATTACCATAGGTCGAGCCATGGCTTCTAAAGTGGCATCCCAAGATTGGAAGCATGCAATTAGAGTACTACAAACATGTGCTTCAAATTTTCCAGGTATGGGGCAACGAGTGTACCCACTTTTGAAATACAGCTATGATAGTTTGCCCTCCAAAATAGTTCAATCTTGCTTCTTATATTGTTCTTTATTCCcagaagatttttttatatttaaggaaCTTTTGATAAATCAATGGATTTGTGAGGGATTTTTAGATGAATTTGATGACCCGGATGGAGCCAGAAATCAGGGATTCAATATTATCAGTACCCTCGTTCATGCATGTCTACTTGAGGAATCTTCAAATAGTAGATTTGTAAAATTTCATGATGTTGTACGTGATATGGCCTTGTGGATAACCAGTGAAATGGGGGAGATGAAGGGCAAGTTTTTGGTACAAACAAGTGCCGGTTTGACCCAAGCACCTGACTTTGTCAAATGGACGACGACGGAAAGGATTTCACTGATGAACAACCGAATTGAGAAGTTAACAGGATCACCCACATGTCCCAATCTCTCGATACTTCGTCTAGATTGGAATAGTGATTTGCAGATGATAAGCAATGGTTTTTTCCAATTTATGCCCAATCTAAGAGTGTTGAGCTTATCAAACACCAAAATAGTTGAGTTACCATCAGATATTTATAATTTGGTTTCATTGCAATATCTTGATTTATTTGGTACTGGGATAAAGAAGTTGCCGATTGAGATGAAGAATCTCGTACAATTGAAGGCTTTGAGATTGTGTACATCTAAAATCTCTTCCATTCCACGAGGACTAATATCAAGTCTTTTAATGCTGCAAGCCGTTGGCATGTACAATTGTGGACTTTATGATCAAGTAGCTGAAGGAGGCGTTGAATCATATGATAATGAGTCCTTGATAGAGGAATTGGAGAGTTTGAAATACTTGACGCATTTAACTGTCACCATAGCAAGTGCCTGTGTGTTTAAGAGATTTTTAAGTTCCAGAAAGTTACCGAGTTGCACTCTAGCAATCTGCCTCAAGATGTTCAAAGGTTCAAGCTCACTCAACCTATCATCTCTCGGAAATATGAAGCATCTCGCTGGGCTTACGATGAAAGATTTGGATAGTTTGAGAGAGATTAAGTTTGATTGGGcagggaaaggaaaggaaacagTGGGGTGTAGCAGTCTCAACCCAAAGGTCAAATGCTTCCATGGCCTTTGCGAAGTGACCATCAATAGATGCCagatgttgaagaatttgaCATGGCTTTTTTTTGCCCCAAACCTCCTATATCTTAAAATAGGACAATGTGATGAAATGGAAGAAGTGATAGGTCAAGGTGCAGTGGATGGAGGAAATCTGAGCCCATTCACAAAACTCATACGACTGGAGTTAAATGGTTTACCCCAACTGAAGAATGTGTACCGAAATCCCTTGCCCTTTCTTTACCTTGACAGAATTGAAGTAGTTGGGTGTCCAAAGCTGAAGAAGCTGCCACTTAACTCCAACAGTGCCAATCAAGGTAGAGTTGTGATGGTAGGAAAGCAAGAGTGGTGGAATGAGTTAGAATGGGAGGATGAAGCTACTCTAACTACTTTCCTTCCCAGTTTCAATGCAATATAA